The Trichosurus vulpecula isolate mTriVul1 chromosome 4, mTriVul1.pri, whole genome shotgun sequence genome contains a region encoding:
- the TMEM61 gene encoding LOW QUALITY PROTEIN: transmembrane protein 61 (The sequence of the model RefSeq protein was modified relative to this genomic sequence to represent the inferred CDS: deleted 1 base in 1 codon) → MTCDRRVASSFRYGVTITGAVVLVTGTLCFAWWSDGDMGPSLSPRTKASLPGKAAPPAGTPAPMAAPPSALLRSVSFFCCGVGGMLLLWGLLWSAKTNVRAVPRYYHRRLPRDLGYFTAEPAQKWSYRDFSAMRTVLQPRAPGEAQATGFELEGTPVVI, encoded by the exons ATG ACCTGTGACCGAAGGGTGGCCTCGTCTTTCCGTTACGGAGTGACCATCACCGGGGCGGTGGTCCTGGTCACCGGGACACTCTGCTTCGCCTGGTGGAGCGATGGGGACATGGGGCCCTCTCTGAGCCCCAGGACGAAAGCTTCTCTGCCAGGGAAGGCAGCC CCCCCAGCTGGCACCCCAGCACCCATGGCTGCACCCCCCAGTGCCCTGCTGAGGTCGGTCAGCTTCTTCTGCTGCGGCGTCGGGGGGATGCTCCTTCTCTGGGGCCTGCTCTGGTCAGCCAAGACCAATGTCCGGGCGGTCCCTCGATACTACCACCGCCGTCTCCCCAGGGACCTGGGCTACTTCACGGCCGAGCCCGCCCAGAAGTGGAGCTACAG AGATTTCTCTGCCATGAGGACAGTGCTTCAGCCCAGAGCCCCTGGAGAGGCCCAGGCCACAGGGTTCGAGCTAGAAGGGACGCCAGTGGTCATCTAA